The sequence CCTTGTCTGCAGGAACGTAGGGAACGGAACCTGCATGGTGACCAGAGTGGTGATGTCGGCGAAGCGAGAATTGAGGCCACGTAGGCACGTCAAGACCAAGGTCTGATCCGACACCGGCTGGCCGACGTCGCGGAGTGCATCAGAGAGGGATTTGAGCCGGTGACAATAGGCGGTGATGGTGAGATCGCCTTGGACGATGGCACGGAACTCCGCCTCGAGATAAACAGCGCGCGTCATCTGGTTGTCGAGGAACAAGTTCTGGATGAGCGTGTACGCCTCGTGCGCCGTCTGGTCTTCCGCCATGATAATATCCAGGATGTCGTCGCTAATGGAGCCGTACAACCACGAGCGGACGACGAAGTCCTCGCGGCTCCACTCTGGCGTGCGATCAGCAGCCGGAGTAGCGGCAGCTATATGGCCGATGAGGTCGTACTTGCCCAAGAGAACGGTGATCAGCATGCGCCACTTGGTAAAGTTCGACGCCTTGAGGTcgaggacgacggggacagggGTCTTGACGCTGGCCACATGCACTGCGTTGGAGGCCGGGGATGCAGGAGCCGTGACGGTGGTGAGGGCGCTGTTTGTGGCAGAGAGCTGAGATGGAGAGGTCATGGCGCCAAGAGCACCGGAGGTTTGGCCGGAGGAAGTCATGGCGTCTAGTTGCAGGCCGAAGGATCGAACTATGCAGATGCGATGCAGATGTAGTCTGATACCATGTAAACAAGAGAGACAGGGAGAATTGAGGGAAACGCCACGCTTGGGCGATCAGCTCATATTAGTATATATATCCGTCATGTACAGATGCCTTGGGAAACAAGGACTTGACCCAGCCGTATCAATCATAGACAGAATACAATCCGATAATACGGCAAGGGCTGATTACATGCCAAATATACAGGATATTTACTTTAACAGCGCTACGTGGCATCTGCCTAGTGTTAGTAGATGGCAACTCATAattttttcaaatcatggcaactattgTAAACCAGAGCATACATGGCAACTgcttagtgttagtaggtggcaacctctaaagttttcaaatcatggcaactatagtaaatcagaccatacatggcaacaactgcagttgtccaaaatggcatctcgcacttgacctgagatggcaactgcagttgagcaaccatgataactgtagttgtccgacatgacaactgtagttcagcgacatAGCAACTGCAATTAAACGAACATTGAAGAGGatccggaccatggcaactgcgggcacACGTGCTGACTGTCACGCGGGGCGCGCGGGACCGTGAGGTAAGTGGCTGAGAGAGGTCGTGTGGCAGTTATCTATTTTTcccacacgtaggcgtgtgagAGGGACCGTAAGGAAAAAAAGATGTGTGGacgctagttgttttgcccacacgtaggcgtgtgggcTGGTCCTCTCAAACCCcttaacacccacacgtgtggcagttaatTAGTCTTGTTTGTTACAAGTCGCCTTCGCATGGACCTGTCTTTTAAAGATTTTCCACTTGTATCCATTGGTTATGGTTAAAAGTAAATTTGCAACGAGGTTATAGTTAAGTTGCACCCGTTTCATTCTGCCCACCAACATCTCTGTCTTGGAATGGATCGATTAATAAAGTAGGAACAAGATATGGACAATCCAACTTTAACCTAGTAACTACTAACTGATATACGCCAAGAAATTTATAGCTGCCCGGCTGCCTAACAGACATGTGTGAAGTGTAGTAAATGCGCGGCAGATAGATGATGATGATATGGCCGAAGTTTGGCTTTAAGTTCCCAGCCCCTCACTCATACGGTCACACCATCATCAGTACCAGCGCGCCGTGGACAATTCCATCCCTATGGTCACCGTGCCCGTCGCCGCTGCCGGCCCTATCGCGATGGTGCGGTTCGGGGCGGAGGAGCTGGCCAGCCGACTCTCTGAGCTCAACCCAGTGCACCTCTTTTTGGCATGTTTCTTCCCGGCCGCAGCGGCCATCGTCTACCTCATGCTGCGTCCACGCGCGGTGTACCTCGTCGACTACGCCGGCTTCCGTACCCCGTCTAATTGCCGGGTACCCTTCGCCACATTTCTGGAGCACGCGAGACAACTGCCCGATTTCGACGAGCACAGCATCCGGTTCATGACGCGGTTGCTGGAGCGCTCAGGGCTCGGGAACGAGACCTGCCTGCCCCCGACGCACCACTACATCGGGACGCACAAATATTGCACCGTCGACGCCGCCCGCGCCGAGTTCGAGCTCGTGGCTTTCTCAGCCATCGGCGACCTGCTCGCCAAGACCGGCATCGCCCCGGACGCCATCGACATACTCATCGTCAACTGCAGCTTGTTCTGTCCCACGCCGTCTTTGGTCGACATAATCATAAACAAGTACAAGCTGCGGAGCAACGTCCGCAGCATGCAACTCTCCGGTATGGGATGTAGCGCGGGGATTATCTGCGTTGGGCTCGCCCGGAACCTCCTGCAGGTTGCTCCCCGGGGCGCACACGCGCTCGTCGTCTCTACGGAGACCGTCACGCCGAACTACTACTTCGGGACCGAGCGCGCAATGCTCCTGCCTAACTGCCTCTTCCGCATAGGCGGAGCGGCCGCGCTGCTGTCGACATCGTCGGCAAAGGCCCGGTTCCGCCTAAAGCATGTCGTGCGCACGCTCACCGGCGCCAACGACAGTTCATTCCGGTGTGTGTTCcaggaggaggacggagagggCTACCGGGGGATCAACCTCAGCAAAGATCTGATGAACATCGCCGGCGACTCGCTCAAGGCCAACATCACCGCAATGGGGCCACTCGTCCTGCCGGCCAGGGAGCAGCTTATGttcgccttctccttcttcgcACGGAAGGTGATCGGCAAGAGAGTGAAGCCGTACATCCCGGACTCCCGCACGGCGTTTGAGCACTTCTGCATCCATGCTGGTGGCCGCGCGGTCATTGACAAGCTGCAGAAGAGCCTTTGCCTTTCCGACGAGCAGGTGGAGGCATCACGCATGACGCTGCACCGGTTTGGAAACACGTCGAGCAGCTCGCTGTGGTACGAGCTGGCCTACATAGAGGCCAAGGGCCGCATGCGCAAGGGCGACCGCGTGTGGATGATCGGCTTCGGATCTGGATTCAAGTGCAACAGTGCGGCGTGGGAGTGCATCGAGCCTGCGCGCAACGCCCATGGACCGTGGGCAACGTGCATCCACAGATATCCGGTGGATGTTCCTGATGTTCTGAAGCATTAACTGCTGGCTATAAGTGCATGTTTAATAAGGGGCTATAATAACATAAATTGCTAATGGAGCTTGAGCTCTATGGAGCCCttactttttaaaaaaaaaattaggTTGTAAAAGAATCCGAAGAaaaatacacacatacatatagatgtatatacaACTCCCTCGATTTCAGAATAAGTGTCATTGTTTTAGTTAAATCCTGCCCGCAAAGCTTCACGTCGACATACATTCATATGCGAGCtatacaaaaataacaaaatcatctccgcaaaaaataaaaataaataacaaaatcaTGTACAAACTTACGTCCAAACTCTAAGTACCAGTTATACGGGGACATATCTGCCTCAACTCCAAGTTTCACTTGACCTTCAGTTTTCCTAGTAATTCATTCAATTTACATGTAGTTTCTACACACTAAAGAGAGAAAAATGAGTATTTGTGCATTTTGCAACCATATTAGGGTTTTCCATACAAAAATACTGCTTAAGATGAAAAGAAATCGACACGTAAACTTCAAAACTAATAGACACATTTAAGAGTTAGGACGTATCATCGGCGGGGTTTTCGCTCATCCATCTCCGCCTCCTAGCACTGCACTCTTCCCTTTACGCACCATAGCCGGAACTCGAACGGAACTAATGCCATGGACCACCAACTTCCTCTAATCTGCTGCCACCAACGGGTCAGTGCGTACTTATTAGAGGGAAAATGAGAGGGGGGTGGGGGTTATTTATGCGTTGGTTATTCCCACGTTTGGTCTCAAGGGCTCAATGCCATTGGTGCTTCCCTCACAGTACATAACTTTTTGAAGAATTTATGTGTAGGAATAGCAACTTTGTTTATAATTTATATAGAtgttactagcaaaagagcccgtgcgttgcaacgggacagAAAAAAATACACGCTCTTAACCCAATGACCACGACTCGAGACCCTGATAGGTAGACGTTCTTTATTTAAAATGGCATCACATTTGTGTTCCCGACGGTGGTCTCACTGCTCACACAATGAAAATGCATTTGAATGTGGTcagtcctaaggcgtctctctctctcacacacacacacgtgcgcgCTCGCACGCACACAATCGCTCAGAATCAGATGAGAAAAGTGTTGTTTTTTCCCGTGAGGTTTTTCAGAGTTGTGTATgcgtggttatcaatgttttttccCATTCAATCTGGTTTTAATGTGTGTTTATTTGCAATTTGGATCACCGCCGGTGCGAAAGAAAAATGGACCGTGCACTATAGATTAAGTTTGCACCCAAATTAATAGTTTAGAAATATTTAACAGCTAAAAGTAACAACATATTTAGATTCTACgaatttttctaatcaaatttcatatatagtatgttaaaatcggagttacggtttaaaagatatggataattttgTTTTAGATAAACTGCAGATTGATTAACCGAAAGGTTAGGGCGTTTTCTGTTAAAATACAAAAAACGGTTCGTATGACTTAAATATGGACGGCGGGTTGATTACCTGAAATCTCAGGAGGTTTTCTAAAAAAGTTAAAAAAACGGTTTGTTATGACTTATAtatggactgcgggttgatttcaacaAACTGTAAGGACTTTTCTGCAAATAGGGGTGACAGCCGATGGAAACccaccgtgctttattattaggtagagattttGGTAAAGTCGCCCCAGTGTGTATTGGTGCAATTAATTTCCTCTTCAGTAAAACAGATATTGTCGGTTGTTTTATGTCTACGTTCACTTTAATATAGATACGACAAAGCAACTCCGTTATGTGGTGCAACCGATCCACCAGTACGCACTTAATCGCGCACGCCGCTCTCCTAGGGTTTTTCTTGTGTGTCTATATCTCTCTCTAGTTTTTACATAGAGAGACACCAATACACTTTATAGAATGCAATATcaactactccctttgtcccataatgTATGACTTTTTTGACACTATTGTAGTGCCAAAAaaatcttatattatgagacggagggagtaccttaaaACTAATTAATActgtaccactagtagaaaaagccccattcgtaccggttcgtgagggcctttagtcccgattggtcgTCACTAAAGGCACCCTCTGTAGTCCCGATTCTtataggaaccgggactaaagcccctccatGTGGCCGCtatctggagctccacctttagtcccggttggtaaatgtatttttatgatttttttaaaactttttttttgaacttttttttaaattttttcaggattttcaaatttctgaattattttacaatttaatctctaatcacccctcgcCCCCTCAATTTAACCTCcaatctctaatcatccctcatcattctaaatcatctaactttccggctggtcacccatcctctcactactctagcctgagcacgcttaagcTCCGGGTTCTATTcctcctcgtttccaagtctgcacttgttgttttcctgacaatagtaagatgtcaatcctattaaccctcaagagtttagcttgagcatgaagtcacacgtttcactgtttgagtttaaaactattattctaaaaaacaataattatttagtgacactaatatttcttgaataataagtttgaccatagtttgactatagtttgaccagatttgaccaaagttcaaaaaactgaaataattatttagtaacaataatatttcttgaataataagtttgaccgtagtttgagcacagtttgaccagatttgaccaaaattcaaaaaactaaaataattatttagtaacagtaacattcttgaataattatgtagtaacactaatacttcttaaataagtagtttgaccatagtttgacaagatttaacgaaaattcaaaaaaaagaaatttgagcataacttttttccttttagaatttgaggattctaaaaaattgcaaacaggccataggcagtcaaaatcggatgcgcATTTTCGTactaatttttttaatatattatgcgggttttttcgacatcgtatgcaaaagatatggccgttctacatttcataacacttttttgcaaagcatgtccaaatttaagttttttaattttcctaactggtagatgtagtaacataactacatatCGAAGGatgcctttagtcctggttcttgtctcaaaccgggactaaagggctcatttgaaccgggactaatgcctttagtcccggtttgagacacgaatcgggactaatgcccccatggATACCGGTTCATTACTGAACCgtgactaatgggcttatctggctcGAACATATGCCCTATTTTCCACTATTGTATGTTGCATGAACGCTTGTACGCGCCAGCACGAACTCTTCATCCTTCTCTTTCCGATTCAAACTCGATGTTCAATCTGTGTTTCCGTGgagctcactagtagaaaaacacctaatagtcccggttcgtaagggcctttagtcccggttcatgaaccgggactaatgggtcgttactaatacctccacccattagtcccggttcaaacacgaaccgggaccaacgtgcctccacgtggccctgtgcgccgagcccagtcagggggcctttggtcccggttggtggctccaaccgggaccaaaaggcatccacgcgtcagcattccagtggctggggtttttgttttttttgaaagaagggggggttgggggttttggggggttaatttaggtgtttcatatattgtgttagctagctaattaatagagagaagtgtcctcttttatgtccgtgcttggtcgacgctacttactatatatacataagtgatcgagagaaccattgagtacagaagttcgtcacgCATATCGAGAGAAGtgtcgatcgacctctccttctctgagagattggccgaacaacaagttttcgtatatcatgtatccgacgctactggctacatacacgtacaatatgtataagatctcttaattacaaacccctagcaattgaaatcaatttgcacatggtattctccggctttattgatgacgtggtcaagaaagaatcccgccaattcctcttgaattgctttcatgcgatctggttctaggagttcattccgcatctgccacgtctaatttgaagaagggggttaattaatacatatatatgaatgaaactcaacagagatgatggtgtaataaaatgaaattgtgaatattattgtttatgcacttcatattgtctttgagagtagccccgcttgtttttcaaagtcgcggtgtggatgaactcgcacacgtagtatccacagaaatcattcccttcttcctaCCACaaacactttacgagaaatagaggtcaatcaaactgataatgaagcattataaatggcattgatgaaagtatagctatagaatcaacgggagatgcgcgcaactagctagccagtagtacttacttttgggtatgtatatcgcagctccttcggcagtcccggagcttctgcggtgaactgtttccaaaccctgcaagacaaagaaaataattattattacttgagatatcaggaaatgaacaaaaagttgccgatatggtgcgataatgatcgattgaacttacttgctgagcatttcagtcatgtctgcataggttttgggatctttccgtctcgagtctaagacggttactagtccacgctcaagcttaatctccagaagaatatagtggtacctgcgcacgcatgcataactcatcaattacattactataacctcgctcgagtaataagggaaaccgaatatgcacacgatagtaacactcacttgtcgttgtaaggaaagagtatggtatctttgttttgatttttgatcaacgatcgtcgcaagttgtcctcggcctctttgacgtcctttttaaacagaaattcatctatgatatttgtgttaacgaacccaatatcataaatttcttgttttttgcactcgatgatcttcaatctgcataatatattgaggataattaattataaatacatgaaatgaaagagccgagctatatatagagacttaatgacagaaatagtacttacagacagtagcaaaagaccattagtttatcgagggccttttgattgaagaatgcgaagaactcatcaaatggaacagtcaacagatcatttgcaacgaggtcgtgctcctctttaatattcagatacaaagcattcgtaccctcagactctctgcaggtttccatgtaccaattatggaatcttcgcatcattgttgtcagagatttttcatctttgacgagaggcttcccatactcgtatctgtgttcgtccacctccaagaaatcaggaagttgatcgtcaggtaggtaatctgcaagattgccataaccggtccccgtccccggagcattagacacattgagcggggggcacgattgatgtgcttgttcgccgagctgggcatttttcccctttgctcgttcttttaaccttttagcaCTGGCAGTAGTTCctgaccgctgggcttggagatatgtctgttcagtaatgcgctcatagttggttctcggcggagactttggtggtttcctcagcgcatcgatagtgcgctttgctttcaccggatctaccttctcctccggaggtggatgtctctttgctttcaccccttcaaagaactccttcacgtgggtccgcacaatcctatcattttcctcctcggtcctctcgtacggtaacttctctagagtcttgagaggtggaccgtatctgtattgcctcccgcctctggttgtgtgCTAGAtaccggagcagacggagcggctgcggcgtctgtcttctttcgtgcttgcttacgaggcggaggagaaggagtacgacgcgccgaaGCAGTCGGGGCGGCAGctggtctcttctgcccttgctggcgaggcggagaaggaggaggctgctggctgctcga comes from Triticum aestivum cultivar Chinese Spring chromosome 5B, IWGSC CS RefSeq v2.1, whole genome shotgun sequence and encodes:
- the LOC123115158 gene encoding 3-ketoacyl-CoA synthase 6-like, whose amino-acid sequence is MAPRAPEYQRAVDNSIPMVTVPVAAAGPIAMVRFGAEELASRLSELNPVHLFLACFFPAAAAIVYLMLRPRAVYLVDYAGFRTPSNCRVPFATFLEHARQLPDFDEHSIRFMTRLLERSGLGNETCLPPTHHYIGTHKYCTVDAARAEFELVAFSAIGDLLAKTGIAPDAIDILIVNCSLFCPTPSLVDIIINKYKLRSNVRSMQLSGMGCSAGIICVGLARNLLQVAPRGAHALVVSTETVTPNYYFGTERAMLLPNCLFRIGGAAALLSTSSAKARFRLKHVVRTLTGANDSSFRCVFQEEDGEGYRGINLSKDLMNIAGDSLKANITAMGPLVLPAREQLMFAFSFFARKVIGKRVKPYIPDSRTAFEHFCIHAGGRAVIDKLQKSLCLSDEQVEASRMTLHRFGNTSSSSLWYELAYIEAKGRMRKGDRVWMIGFGSGFKCNSAAWECIEPARNAHGPWATCIHRYPVDVPDVLKH